One Nostoc sp. UHCC 0302 DNA window includes the following coding sequences:
- a CDS encoding isochorismatase family cysteine hydrolase, with protein MNLPFRTLGVSPNAWTVNHAIADITRPQTTPQPVILSTETKTLRLDLAKTAILVIDMQNDFCHPDGWLAHIGVDVTPARQPIKPLNNLLPQLRAAGVPVIWINWGNRPDLLNISAGSHHVYNPTGEGVGLGDPLPSNGAKVLMAGSWAAAVVDELEQSPEDIQIDKYRMSGFWDTPLDSILRNLGRTTLFFAGVNADQCVLTTLCDANFLGYDCVLVKDCTATTSPEYCWLATLYNVKQCFGFVTDSPAILTALKNPEQTGGDK; from the coding sequence ATGAATTTGCCTTTTCGGACATTGGGAGTTTCACCAAATGCTTGGACAGTGAATCATGCGATCGCAGATATCACTCGTCCGCAAACAACCCCACAACCCGTTATCTTATCAACAGAAACTAAAACCCTGCGCCTAGATTTGGCAAAAACTGCCATCCTCGTCATCGATATGCAAAACGACTTCTGTCACCCTGACGGCTGGTTAGCGCATATTGGCGTCGATGTCACTCCAGCGCGTCAGCCTATCAAACCTTTGAACAACTTACTTCCTCAACTCCGTGCAGCAGGTGTTCCCGTAATTTGGATAAATTGGGGAAATCGCCCCGACTTACTCAATATTAGTGCTGGTTCGCATCACGTTTACAACCCCACAGGTGAGGGCGTAGGATTGGGCGATCCGCTACCCAGCAACGGTGCTAAGGTACTCATGGCAGGTAGTTGGGCGGCTGCGGTAGTCGATGAACTAGAACAGTCACCAGAAGATATTCAGATAGACAAATACCGCATGAGTGGCTTTTGGGATACTCCATTAGATAGTATCTTGCGAAACCTCGGCAGGACGACACTATTTTTTGCTGGTGTCAACGCTGATCAATGTGTGCTGACTACGCTGTGTGATGCCAACTTCTTAGGATATGACTGCGTATTAGTTAAAGACTGCACCGCCACAACTTCTCCCGAATATTGTTGGCTGGCTACATTATACAACGTTAAACAATGTTTTGGTTTTGTTACTGATTCACCAGCGATTTTAACAGCGCTAAAAAATCCTGAACAAACAGGAGGAGATAAATAA